From Pseudothermotoga thermarum DSM 5069, a single genomic window includes:
- the atpA gene encoding F0F1 ATP synthase subunit alpha, with product MRISPGEISKILEEKIKEFKEEIDLQETGWVVQVGDGIARVYGLNNVMMNELVEFEETGVKGLAFNLEEDNVGVILLGDYSKIKEGHKVRRLKRIIEVPVGEELLGRVVNPLGEPLDGLGPIQAKHTRKVEIKAPGVIYRQPVNTPLQTGIKAIDAMIPIGRGQRELIIGDRQTGKTAIAIDTIINQKGKGVYCIYVAIGQKAAAVARIVEKLKEFGAMEYTTVVFASASDPAAIQYLAPYAGCAMGEYFMYTGRDALVVYDDLSKHAAAYRQLSLLLRRPPGREAYPGDIFYLHSRLLERAARFSDEYGGGSLTALPIVETQANDVSAYIPTNVISITDGQIYLEPGLFYAGIRPAINVGLSVSRVGGAAQIKAMKQVAGMLRIELAQFRELETFAQFASELDPATRAQIIRGQRLQELLKQDQYSPMPVEEQVVVLYAGVNGYLDELPVEAVRKFEKDFLDYMRSSYAHLLRKIAEEKQLTKEIEDELKKAIEEFLKGWHEK from the coding sequence TTGAGAATAAGCCCGGGAGAAATTTCGAAAATTTTGGAAGAAAAAATCAAGGAATTCAAAGAGGAGATAGACCTTCAGGAAACAGGATGGGTAGTTCAAGTTGGAGATGGTATAGCACGCGTCTATGGATTGAACAACGTAATGATGAACGAATTAGTTGAGTTTGAGGAGACCGGAGTAAAGGGTTTGGCATTTAACCTGGAGGAAGACAACGTTGGTGTTATACTCCTTGGAGATTATTCCAAGATAAAAGAGGGACACAAGGTCAGAAGGCTTAAAAGAATCATCGAAGTTCCTGTCGGTGAAGAATTGCTTGGTAGAGTTGTCAACCCACTTGGAGAACCACTGGATGGACTTGGACCAATTCAAGCAAAGCATACAAGAAAGGTTGAAATAAAAGCACCCGGTGTGATTTACCGACAGCCTGTTAACACACCGCTTCAAACTGGTATAAAAGCCATAGATGCCATGATTCCTATTGGTAGAGGTCAGCGTGAGTTGATAATAGGAGATAGGCAAACCGGGAAAACTGCGATTGCAATAGACACGATAATAAACCAGAAAGGCAAAGGAGTTTACTGCATATACGTTGCAATTGGTCAAAAAGCAGCGGCAGTTGCCAGGATAGTCGAAAAACTGAAAGAATTCGGGGCCATGGAGTACACAACAGTTGTTTTTGCCTCCGCTTCAGATCCAGCAGCAATTCAGTACCTTGCACCATACGCAGGATGCGCCATGGGAGAGTATTTCATGTACACCGGCAGGGACGCGTTGGTGGTTTACGATGATCTTTCAAAGCATGCCGCAGCTTACAGGCAATTATCTTTGCTTTTGAGAAGGCCACCTGGAAGAGAAGCTTACCCTGGAGATATCTTTTACCTTCATTCCAGGCTCTTGGAAAGAGCTGCAAGGTTCAGCGATGAATACGGTGGGGGTTCTTTGACTGCGCTACCGATAGTTGAAACTCAGGCAAACGATGTTTCTGCTTACATTCCAACCAACGTTATATCCATCACCGACGGTCAGATTTACTTAGAGCCTGGGTTGTTCTACGCTGGTATCAGACCGGCCATCAACGTGGGTTTGTCGGTGTCGCGTGTTGGTGGAGCAGCTCAGATAAAAGCGATGAAACAAGTAGCAGGAATGCTCAGAATAGAACTTGCACAGTTCAGAGAACTTGAAACTTTTGCACAGTTTGCATCTGAGCTTGATCCAGCCACGCGTGCGCAGATCATAAGAGGACAAAGACTCCAGGAACTTTTGAAGCAAGATCAGTACAGCCCGATGCCGGTTGAAGAGCAAGTTGTGGTTTTGTACGCTGGGGTAAATGGATACCTCGATGAGCTACCAGTTGAGGCAGTTAGAAAGTTTGAAAAGGACTTCCTTGATTACATGAGAAGTTCGTACGCCCACTTGTTGAGAAAAATAGCCGAAGAAAAGCAGCTGACCAAGGAAATAGAAGATGAGTTGAAAAAAGCCATCGAGGAATTTTTGAAAGGATGGCATGAAAAATGA
- the atpG gene encoding ATP synthase F1 subunit gamma, whose amino-acid sequence MSRGKLRAIKRKIQATTSLMKITKAMEMVARARIKKLEEGFRQAKNYIEGVEKVYRQIDFQFCNHPFVVGSGKKILVAIGSDMGLCGAFNAEMASQVEKVLNDYDGLITVGAKLGAHFSGSSKLIKAYQRMYEIPTFSFASLLTEELITLGGNVDVLYVKFINKLVQKPHLLKLTPLKTEGKVNRYEYEPMSEELAASFAKFYVVSKLFYLLYETKLSEMYSRQNAMRNATENAKEMIRKLTLEYNKARQASITQELIEIVTGAEALKEE is encoded by the coding sequence ATGAGCAGGGGAAAACTTAGGGCAATAAAAAGAAAGATACAAGCAACGACGTCTTTGATGAAGATAACAAAAGCCATGGAAATGGTCGCCAGAGCGAGAATTAAAAAGCTGGAAGAAGGTTTTAGACAAGCAAAGAATTACATAGAAGGTGTCGAAAAGGTATATAGACAAATAGATTTTCAGTTTTGCAATCATCCGTTTGTGGTTGGTTCTGGAAAAAAGATACTTGTGGCGATTGGAAGCGATATGGGATTGTGTGGCGCTTTCAACGCTGAAATGGCAAGCCAGGTGGAAAAAGTCCTAAACGACTACGATGGTTTAATAACAGTTGGGGCAAAACTTGGTGCGCATTTTTCTGGCTCATCGAAGCTGATCAAAGCCTATCAGAGGATGTACGAAATACCTACCTTTAGTTTTGCATCACTTTTAACGGAAGAATTGATAACCCTTGGTGGAAACGTGGATGTTCTTTATGTTAAATTCATAAACAAGCTTGTTCAAAAGCCTCACCTTTTAAAGTTGACACCTTTGAAAACGGAGGGAAAAGTCAACAGGTACGAGTACGAACCTATGAGCGAAGAACTAGCAGCAAGCTTTGCCAAGTTTTACGTGGTTTCAAAGCTTTTTTACCTTTTGTACGAAACCAAGCTGAGCGAAATGTATTCAAGGCAAAATGCCATGAGAAATGCCACAGAAAACGCCAAAGAAATGATAAGAAAATTGACCTTGGAGTACAATAAAGCAAGACAAGCGTCTATCACGCAAGAACTGATTGAGATCGTTACTGGAGCAGAAGCGCTGAAGGAAGAATAG
- the atpD gene encoding F0F1 ATP synthase subunit beta has translation MNLPGKGYIVRIIGPVVDVKFDESELPDIYNALETINPQTGEKLVLEVEQLLGDNIVRTIALDSTDGLVRGLEVVDTGRPIVAPVGRGVLGRILNVVGKPIDEKGEIIADDYWPIHRPAPKITEQKTEIEILETGIKVIDLLAPFPKGGKIGFFGGAGVGKTVLVMELIRNIAIEQKGFSVFAGVGERTREGNELWLEMKEAGVLENTVLVFGQMNEPPGARFRVALTALTIAEYFRDVEGRDVLLFIDNIFRFVQAGSEVSALLGRMPSAVGYQPTLATDMGELQERITSTHRGSITSVQAIYVPADDITDPAPATTFSHLDAFVVLSRKIAELGIYPAVDPLDSTSKILDPAVVGWEHYKVARGVQEVLQRYRDLQDIIAILGMEELSEEDKLIVQRARKIQRFLSQPFFVAERFTGVPGKYVPISETVRGFKEILEGKYDDLPEQAFFMVGTIDEAVEKAKKLMRGTVV, from the coding sequence ATGAACTTGCCTGGAAAAGGTTACATAGTAAGGATAATAGGCCCAGTTGTAGACGTTAAGTTCGATGAATCGGAATTACCAGATATATACAACGCTCTTGAAACGATAAATCCACAAACGGGTGAAAAGCTGGTTTTGGAAGTGGAACAACTTCTTGGAGATAACATTGTGAGAACAATAGCTCTTGATTCGACCGATGGTTTAGTCAGAGGGCTTGAAGTTGTTGACACAGGTAGACCGATTGTGGCACCGGTTGGAAGAGGAGTGCTCGGAAGAATTTTAAACGTCGTCGGCAAACCAATAGACGAAAAAGGTGAGATAATTGCGGACGACTATTGGCCGATTCATAGACCAGCTCCAAAGATAACCGAACAAAAAACTGAAATTGAAATCTTAGAAACAGGTATAAAGGTTATAGACCTTCTTGCTCCGTTCCCAAAGGGTGGGAAGATAGGTTTCTTCGGAGGAGCCGGCGTTGGAAAAACAGTTTTGGTGATGGAGCTTATAAGAAACATAGCGATAGAACAGAAAGGTTTTTCGGTTTTTGCAGGTGTTGGAGAAAGAACCAGGGAAGGAAATGAACTGTGGTTGGAGATGAAGGAAGCAGGAGTTTTGGAGAATACGGTTTTGGTCTTTGGACAGATGAATGAACCTCCTGGAGCAAGGTTTCGAGTTGCTTTGACTGCTCTCACCATTGCAGAATACTTCAGAGATGTGGAAGGAAGAGATGTTCTTTTGTTCATAGACAACATATTCAGGTTTGTTCAGGCTGGGAGCGAGGTTTCTGCACTTTTGGGTAGAATGCCATCCGCAGTGGGTTATCAACCAACACTTGCGACTGACATGGGAGAGTTGCAAGAGAGAATAACATCGACTCATAGGGGATCCATTACTTCTGTTCAAGCCATCTACGTTCCAGCTGACGATATAACTGACCCAGCTCCAGCAACAACCTTTTCGCATTTGGATGCCTTCGTCGTGCTTTCAAGAAAAATAGCAGAGCTTGGAATTTATCCCGCAGTTGACCCGCTTGACTCTACTTCGAAAATTTTGGATCCAGCGGTTGTGGGTTGGGAACACTATAAGGTTGCAAGAGGAGTTCAAGAGGTTTTACAAAGATACAGAGATTTGCAGGATATAATCGCAATACTGGGAATGGAAGAGTTGTCTGAAGAAGATAAACTCATTGTTCAAAGGGCAAGAAAAATACAAAGATTTCTCAGTCAACCCTTTTTTGTTGCCGAGAGGTTCACAGGTGTTCCTGGAAAGTATGTTCCAATATCCGAAACTGTTAGAGGTTTCAAAGAGATACTTGAAGGTAAGTACGATGACCTTCCGGAGCAAGCGTTCTTCATGGTTGGAACAATTGATGAAGCTGTAGAAAAAGCCAAGAAGCTGATGCGAGGTACTGTGGTATGA
- a CDS encoding F0F1 ATP synthase subunit epsilon yields MIEVEILSPTSVCWKGKTSFVLVRTVVGAMGILPRRAPIVAQLAVDYVRCVTENGEKVFATYGGYMSCDGESKITIVASVVVPAEELDPHVFKDARERAEKLMEFEKKLYKNAKVEVDVKKGK; encoded by the coding sequence ATGATAGAGGTTGAAATTTTATCGCCAACTTCGGTTTGTTGGAAAGGTAAGACAAGTTTTGTGCTGGTGAGAACAGTCGTTGGTGCCATGGGAATTCTTCCAAGAAGGGCACCCATCGTTGCTCAGCTTGCCGTTGATTACGTTAGGTGTGTTACAGAAAATGGCGAAAAAGTTTTTGCCACCTATGGTGGTTATATGAGTTGTGATGGGGAAAGCAAGATTACCATAGTGGCGAGCGTTGTTGTTCCTGCCGAAGAACTTGATCCACACGTTTTTAAAGATGCCAGAGAGCGTGCGGAGAAGCTGATGGAGTTTGAGAAAAAGCTTTATAAAAACGCAAAGGTAGAGGTGGACGTTAAGAAGGGAAAGTGA
- the hpf gene encoding ribosome hibernation-promoting factor, HPF/YfiA family, with product MNYRFVTRGFDSSPAIEHYLEKRLEKVDRVLTDEEVISAEIKAEKDAVNYVLKANLNLKGNTIIVQEKDPDIYAAIDRLCDALEKRVKKLKSSMRDRGRTTSQREVVSQHSEDILEVESEESLEIAETKRIPLNIMSLEEALLQFKTMNRQFFVFRNSETNELNLLYLKKDGKVGLIEFVD from the coding sequence ATGAATTATCGCTTTGTAACAAGAGGCTTTGACAGTTCTCCGGCTATAGAACATTACCTTGAAAAGCGGTTGGAAAAAGTTGATAGAGTGCTTACAGACGAGGAAGTGATCTCGGCGGAAATAAAAGCCGAAAAGGATGCCGTGAATTACGTTTTGAAAGCAAATCTCAACTTGAAAGGAAATACGATAATAGTTCAAGAGAAGGATCCAGATATTTACGCAGCGATAGATAGATTGTGTGATGCTCTTGAAAAAAGAGTAAAGAAGCTTAAATCATCGATGAGAGATCGAGGTCGAACAACATCACAACGAGAGGTTGTTTCACAGCATTCTGAGGATATCTTGGAGGTTGAAAGCGAGGAAAGTTTGGAAATTGCTGAAACTAAAAGGATTCCATTGAACATAATGTCTTTGGAGGAAGCTTTGCTACAGTTTAAAACCATGAATCGGCAATTTTTTGTTTTCAGAAATTCTGAAACAAATGAGCTTAACCTTCTCTATTTGAAAAAAGACGGAAAGGTCGGTTTGATAGAATTTGTAGACTGA
- a CDS encoding Rne/Rng family ribonuclease — translation MAVQLIVNVFEDKVNGAILEEGVLQELFIEELQSISGNLYVGKVEKIVPGLNAAFVNIGESKNAFLKLLDPSKFYISEVLNGNTIKEGSKILVQIRNENVGTKGPLVTTKISLVGRFVVYFPLSRIRGISKKISDSVERERLKKIFENLGKTEGVIIRTASEYVNDELILEELSQLRQKWQEVLASFKRAKKPKLLMAEPTAADFIIRERLNKTIDEIIVNSQDMYEKFKQACKDLAKKPLIRLVEGDVFEKFGIYNHINQALERKIFLPSGGYVAIDITEALTVFDVNSASFVGEKNHAELAHRINIEAAREIARQLRLRNIGGMIIVDFIDVPSKEYRDKLVKELQEAVKKDSARVELIGFTKLGLFEMTRKRKQIPLDQVFFSTCPICKGSGKVTSPNIVIKRLLDELISLSKEDFSKIKVSLHQRFSGYHETIKQKLPNELKNKVVFSFDHSNPNEYLITLVKKG, via the coding sequence GTGGCCGTTCAGCTGATAGTAAATGTATTTGAAGACAAGGTAAACGGAGCCATTCTTGAAGAAGGCGTTTTACAGGAGTTGTTCATAGAAGAACTTCAATCGATCTCGGGAAACTTGTACGTTGGAAAAGTTGAAAAAATAGTTCCAGGGCTTAATGCTGCTTTTGTAAACATTGGTGAAAGCAAAAACGCTTTTTTGAAACTGCTCGATCCTTCGAAGTTTTACATATCCGAAGTTTTAAACGGTAACACCATCAAAGAGGGTAGCAAAATATTGGTTCAAATTAGAAACGAAAACGTTGGAACCAAAGGTCCTCTTGTAACCACCAAAATATCTCTGGTGGGACGTTTTGTTGTTTACTTCCCTTTGTCAAGGATTAGAGGAATATCCAAGAAAATTTCCGATAGTGTAGAAAGAGAAAGGTTGAAGAAAATCTTTGAAAATCTTGGAAAAACCGAAGGAGTGATAATTCGAACAGCTTCAGAGTACGTAAACGACGAATTGATATTGGAAGAGCTTTCTCAGCTAAGGCAAAAATGGCAGGAAGTTTTGGCTTCGTTTAAAAGAGCAAAAAAACCAAAGCTTTTGATGGCAGAACCAACAGCCGCTGATTTCATAATAAGGGAGAGATTGAACAAAACAATAGACGAGATAATAGTTAACTCCCAAGACATGTACGAAAAGTTCAAGCAAGCATGCAAGGATCTGGCTAAAAAGCCTTTGATTCGACTTGTTGAAGGAGACGTTTTTGAAAAGTTTGGTATCTACAACCACATAAACCAAGCGTTGGAAAGGAAAATCTTTCTTCCAAGCGGAGGTTATGTTGCAATAGACATAACAGAAGCATTGACTGTATTCGATGTAAATTCCGCAAGTTTTGTTGGTGAGAAAAATCATGCAGAACTTGCGCATCGAATAAACATCGAAGCAGCAAGAGAAATAGCACGTCAATTAAGGCTTAGAAATATCGGTGGGATGATCATAGTGGATTTCATCGATGTTCCATCTAAGGAATACAGAGATAAATTGGTTAAGGAGCTACAAGAAGCTGTGAAAAAAGATTCTGCAAGGGTTGAATTGATAGGCTTTACGAAGCTGGGACTTTTTGAAATGACTAGGAAAAGGAAACAAATACCTTTGGATCAAGTTTTTTTCTCAACGTGTCCAATCTGCAAAGGTAGCGGTAAAGTAACTTCCCCAAATATCGTGATCAAAAGACTTTTGGATGAGTTAATTTCTCTATCGAAGGAAGATTTTTCAAAGATAAAGGTATCACTCCATCAAAGGTTTTCAGGTTATCATGAAACCATCAAACAAAAGCTTCCGAATGAACTGAAAAACAAAGTCGTTTTTAGCTTTGATCATTCAAATCCAAATGAGTATTTGATAACACTTGTTAAGAAAGGCTGA
- the fliD gene encoding flagellar filament capping protein FliD, protein MKNLDISNIANIINYRYQNQSKIQFSGVVSGLDTASIVEKLMEIESQPVIRLTDKYKKLELKQKAYQQVREKLQGFIDFLSTFRLQSTLLAKNVETNSKILTIRASSVALNGTYYVKVLSTATRSSLISGRTIGPDEIDLSTTFGTLNYRYTPLDSSLTVQKGSRNYTVEVKTSDTITDILSKFEEIFGKGNVVFQEGKLKIISDEAFAIRQNSGNFLKVFNLENAPVVQVENNYIMESTVHVGAISLHRTISQIASYRSISVESGELVINGVKISFTTNMTLSQLISTINNSNAGVSVTYDASKDKLVFVSTKTGATTISIDDNGTNLSQLLGLDNAVFSVGNVAQIQISRDGINWQDLYSDSNDFSYEGITISVAETSNEVQKFTVSTDINGMREKIKEFVEKWNEVMNYLYTKLTENEVKGKSEEEMTEEEKLQGLLKNDPLVRRIFENIRAFIYTKVEGDIKLLAELGISTGRFDYQNIKIGKIVLDEDKLMAKVAEDPYKVWQFFGEPNNGFAQKLLSYIREVTRTAGMIDRVAGTSGSINREKRALAKQIENWIERLQKKEQMLWNRFSAMESVLSKLQAQGVWLAQVISARSKNS, encoded by the coding sequence GTGAAAAACTTGGATATTTCGAACATTGCGAACATCATAAATTACAGATACCAAAACCAAAGCAAAATTCAATTCTCCGGAGTTGTTTCTGGATTGGATACGGCAAGCATCGTTGAAAAGCTTATGGAAATAGAATCCCAACCTGTAATAAGGTTGACAGATAAATATAAAAAGTTGGAGTTGAAGCAAAAGGCTTACCAACAAGTTCGAGAAAAGCTGCAAGGTTTCATTGACTTTCTTTCCACCTTTAGACTCCAATCAACTCTTTTGGCAAAGAATGTTGAAACTAACTCAAAAATTTTGACGATTCGAGCCAGTTCCGTGGCTTTGAATGGAACTTATTATGTAAAGGTTTTATCAACTGCCACAAGAAGCAGCCTTATAAGTGGCAGAACTATTGGGCCTGATGAAATAGATCTTTCTACAACTTTTGGAACATTGAATTACAGATATACACCATTGGATTCTTCATTAACTGTTCAAAAAGGCTCGAGAAACTATACTGTCGAGGTAAAAACCTCTGATACCATAACGGACATCTTAAGCAAATTTGAGGAAATCTTTGGGAAGGGAAATGTTGTTTTTCAGGAAGGAAAGCTGAAAATCATAAGTGATGAAGCCTTTGCCATAAGACAGAACAGCGGAAATTTCTTGAAAGTTTTCAACCTCGAAAACGCCCCAGTCGTTCAAGTTGAAAACAACTACATCATGGAAAGTACCGTCCACGTTGGAGCAATCTCACTGCATCGAACAATTTCTCAAATAGCGTCTTACAGGAGCATATCGGTTGAAAGTGGAGAGCTTGTTATAAACGGTGTGAAAATTTCCTTTACAACCAACATGACTTTAAGTCAGCTGATAAGCACCATAAACAACAGCAATGCCGGTGTTTCAGTGACTTACGATGCAAGTAAAGATAAATTGGTGTTCGTTTCGACAAAAACAGGTGCAACAACGATTTCAATTGACGACAATGGAACGAATCTTTCCCAGCTTCTTGGACTTGACAACGCTGTTTTCAGCGTAGGAAATGTCGCACAAATTCAAATCAGTCGCGATGGTATAAATTGGCAAGATTTGTACTCAGATTCAAACGATTTTTCGTATGAAGGAATTACCATAAGTGTCGCGGAAACATCCAACGAGGTTCAAAAATTCACAGTCAGCACTGACATCAACGGAATGAGAGAAAAAATAAAGGAATTCGTTGAAAAGTGGAACGAAGTGATGAATTATCTTTACACAAAGTTGACGGAAAATGAGGTCAAAGGAAAAAGCGAAGAAGAGATGACCGAGGAAGAAAAGTTACAAGGACTTTTGAAAAACGATCCCCTGGTAAGACGCATCTTTGAAAACATCAGGGCTTTCATATATACAAAAGTGGAAGGCGACATCAAGCTTTTGGCCGAGCTAGGCATATCTACAGGAAGATTCGATTATCAGAATATAAAAATTGGCAAAATAGTTTTGGATGAAGACAAACTCATGGCTAAAGTAGCCGAAGATCCATACAAAGTTTGGCAATTTTTCGGGGAACCAAACAACGGTTTTGCACAAAAATTGCTTTCTTACATCAGAGAAGTTACAAGGACGGCTGGAATGATAGATCGCGTTGCAGGAACAAGTGGTAGCATAAACAGAGAAAAGCGTGCGTTGGCTAAGCAAATTGAAAACTGGATAGAAAGACTTCAAAAAAAGGAGCAAATGCTTTGGAATAGATTCTCAGCCATGGAATCTGTGCTTTCAAAGCTACAGGCACAGGGTGTATGGCTGGCGCAGGTTATCTCAGCTAGATCAAAAAACAGCTGA
- a CDS encoding flagellar protein FlaG: MRIEPTGGINKIANVSEQIQQNNITKANVVKVQQHLNEQRLEQEKQPGNLDAENLIKEIEKKLEKIKIIFRGEAQFIYDQELNIIIVKIKDKETGEIIRQIPTEVAIRIAKNLQELIGMLFDERV; the protein is encoded by the coding sequence ATGAGGATAGAACCAACCGGGGGTATAAACAAGATTGCTAATGTTTCAGAGCAAATCCAACAAAATAACATTACAAAAGCAAATGTTGTCAAAGTTCAACAACATCTGAACGAACAACGTTTAGAACAGGAAAAACAACCAGGAAATCTTGATGCTGAAAATTTGATAAAGGAAATAGAAAAAAAGTTGGAGAAAATCAAGATAATTTTCAGAGGAGAAGCGCAATTCATATACGACCAGGAGTTAAACATTATAATTGTGAAAATTAAGGACAAGGAAACTGGCGAAATCATAAGGCAAATACCAACAGAAGTTGCCATCAGAATAGCCAAAAACCTTCAAGAGTTGATCGGCATGCTGTTTGATGAAAGGGTGTGA
- a CDS encoding PD40 domain-containing protein yields MMIRVLVGMLIVCCIVVFGSVGLKINLSGSVETKKLVEDISRSIVSLLPKEVYAEIKVNDEVVFSNWLDEQPEVIYQQSLMATYDGSKDVYEVSWFDENGQRLYSCVYTPRGERPYFEFVRECVHLPLERASFWLLKNDRFDEYLTLTYHPAIDEYGTFSPDGKYFAFITDRRAGNRDIALFDLQEGTLTILPISGSSEYFPRFSPDGKRIAFQGSLHGFWNIYVMPLQDYSRNIVLLSAGNSPAYCPNWFSNDVVIYVQDTEQGNALFTATLGRRRTRINLPEPFDMVFSPVVHDGIIYFVGLRNSNFGIYALTKDGKIVEVENTQFNEHDPAISPDGRYLAYASNVTGYYTIWVKDLVTEEKWCVTENIPHDAFYPVFSPDGKYIAFSVYEGRYEPDIWFVRFKPSRSD; encoded by the coding sequence ATGATGATTAGAGTACTTGTTGGCATGTTGATTGTTTGCTGCATAGTTGTTTTTGGTTCAGTTGGGTTGAAGATAAACCTTTCTGGCTCTGTTGAAACAAAAAAGCTGGTTGAAGATATCAGCCGTTCCATCGTTTCTTTGTTACCTAAAGAAGTTTATGCCGAAATAAAAGTCAACGATGAGGTTGTTTTTTCAAATTGGCTGGATGAACAGCCAGAAGTAATTTACCAGCAAAGTCTAATGGCAACTTACGATGGCTCCAAAGATGTTTATGAAGTCAGCTGGTTTGACGAAAATGGCCAAAGGCTTTACAGTTGCGTCTACACTCCGAGGGGGGAAAGGCCTTACTTTGAATTTGTTCGAGAGTGCGTTCATTTACCTTTGGAAAGAGCTTCCTTTTGGTTGTTAAAAAACGATAGATTTGACGAATACTTAACGCTTACTTATCACCCAGCGATTGATGAGTATGGAACTTTTAGCCCTGATGGTAAGTACTTTGCATTCATAACCGACAGACGTGCGGGAAACCGGGATATTGCCCTTTTCGACCTGCAAGAAGGAACTTTGACTATTTTACCAATATCTGGAAGTAGTGAGTATTTCCCAAGATTTTCACCGGATGGCAAAAGGATAGCCTTTCAAGGATCACTCCATGGGTTTTGGAACATCTATGTTATGCCTTTACAAGATTATTCAAGGAATATCGTTCTTCTTTCTGCCGGAAATTCTCCTGCTTATTGCCCAAATTGGTTTTCAAACGATGTGGTGATCTACGTACAAGACACCGAGCAAGGAAACGCTTTGTTCACTGCAACTCTGGGTCGAAGAAGAACTCGCATAAATTTGCCGGAACCTTTTGACATGGTCTTTTCCCCCGTAGTTCACGATGGGATCATTTACTTTGTTGGACTTAGGAACTCAAATTTTGGGATATACGCTTTAACGAAGGATGGAAAAATTGTTGAAGTGGAAAACACGCAGTTTAACGAGCATGATCCAGCCATTTCCCCAGATGGAAGGTATCTTGCGTATGCTTCGAATGTAACTGGTTACTACACGATTTGGGTTAAAGATCTTGTGACGGAAGAAAAATGGTGCGTCACGGAGAACATACCCCATGACGCTTTTTATCCCGTCTTTTCGCCAGACGGAAAATACATAGCTTTCAGTGTTTACGAAGGGAGATACGAACCTGATATATGGTTTGTGAGGTTTAAGCCTTCGAGGTCAGATTAA
- a CDS encoding chemotaxis protein CheW, which translates to MELKVVSFLLGEEKFALDIMVIDSIVEVGKIVKIPESREYVEGVMNLRGNVIPVINLKKKFKMKDVERKPSAKIIVVNLDDRRVGLLVDQVHEVLTLTDQQIEQPPADISGTKSNLVLGIAKLGEELLIILNAKEILSTQEQIELVNLTSKA; encoded by the coding sequence ATGGAGTTGAAAGTAGTTAGCTTTCTGTTGGGGGAAGAAAAGTTTGCACTTGACATCATGGTTATAGACAGCATAGTGGAAGTTGGTAAGATAGTCAAGATACCGGAATCACGTGAATACGTGGAAGGAGTCATGAACCTTAGGGGAAACGTGATACCGGTGATAAATTTGAAAAAGAAATTCAAGATGAAGGACGTGGAAAGAAAACCCTCTGCAAAAATAATCGTCGTAAACCTCGATGACAGACGCGTAGGGCTTTTGGTCGATCAGGTTCATGAAGTTTTGACTTTGACAGACCAACAGATAGAACAACCACCTGCCGACATAAGCGGTACCAAAAGCAACCTTGTACTCGGCATTGCGAAGCTAGGGGAAGAACTTTTGATCATTCTGAATGCAAAGGAAATTCTAAGCACACAAGAACAAATTGAACTTGTTAATCTGACCTCGAAGGCTTAA
- a CDS encoding biotin/lipoyl-containing protein translates to MARKFRVVVNGKEYIVEVEELGQSTVAQVVQEVVQPKVVSQTTTSQNQVVEKQLEKPVVSQQVQSSKPQTSSAVSKTAHEVKSPMAGIILKVTVSEGQKVSRGQKLAVLEAMKMENDIVSEYEGVVAKILVKEGDTVETQQTLMIIE, encoded by the coding sequence ATGGCGCGCAAGTTCAGGGTGGTAGTTAACGGTAAAGAATACATCGTCGAGGTGGAAGAACTTGGGCAAAGTACAGTTGCCCAAGTTGTACAAGAGGTTGTTCAACCCAAAGTTGTTTCACAAACAACAACTTCTCAAAATCAAGTTGTTGAAAAACAGCTGGAAAAACCGGTTGTTTCTCAGCAAGTTCAATCCAGCAAGCCGCAAACTTCCTCGGCTGTTTCAAAAACAGCACACGAAGTTAAATCTCCCATGGCTGGTATCATCCTAAAAGTTACCGTAAGTGAGGGGCAAAAGGTAAGCCGTGGACAAAAGTTAGCAGTACTTGAAGCTATGAAAATGGAAAATGACATAGTTTCAGAGTACGAAGGTGTTGTTGCAAAAATATTGGTCAAAGAGGGCGACACCGTTGAAACTCAGCAAACTTTGATGATAATCGAATAA